One Aegilops tauschii subsp. strangulata cultivar AL8/78 chromosome 7, Aet v6.0, whole genome shotgun sequence genomic window carries:
- the LOC109770880 gene encoding alpha-1,2-galactosyltransferase gmh3 yields MGTRARRATHHRAHLRLRHRHLLLLLPLLLLLLLPPLSALLLRRANSLGRRCLPPAAGRRPLAGQRLSFSIVTLSDEGLSGRGVRGRSFRGVLAATARNKRAYAAAHGYGLAALPHGAVDPRRPPAWSKVLALRARLRRHHWLFWNDADTLVTNPDIALEEILFSVIGHSDFDASPDLILTEDINGVNAGLFFIRRSKWSERFLDTWWNHTSFVQFGSTKSGDNAALKHIVDHLSPEETQAHVRIAKMQCLFNSYPWVATWKSVHRLIFHPSTTWKGAYSDGDFMVHFAGLNDKRGWTSRILREMTH; encoded by the exons ATGGGCACCCGGGCGCGCCGCGCCACCCATCACCGCGCTCACCTCCGCCTCCGCCACCGccaccttctcctcctcctcccgctgctgctcctcctcctcctcccgcccctctcggcgctcctcctccgccgcgccAACTCCCTGGGCCGCCGGTGCCTGCCCCCCGCCGCCgggcgccgccccctcgccgGGCAGCGGCTCAGCTTCTCCATCGTCACGCTCTCTGACGAGGGCCTGTCGGGCCGAGGGGTGCGGGGGCGGTCTTTCCGCGGCGTGCTGGCGGCCACCGCGCGGAACAAGCGCGCCTACGCGGCCGCGCACGGGTACGGCCTCGCCGCGCTGCCCCACGGCGCGGTCGAcccccgccgcccgcccgccTGGAGCAAGGTCCTCGCCCTCCGCGCCCGCCTGCGCCGCCACCACTGGCTCTTCTGGAACGACGCG GACACGCTGGTTACCAACCCCGACATCGCGTTG GAGGAGATTTTGTTCTCGGTGATTGGGCATAGTGATTTCGATGCATCGCCTGATCTCATTCTGACAGAGGATATCAACGGGGTGAATGCTG GACTGTTCTTCATAAGGAGGTCGAAATGGAGTGAGAGATTTTTGGATACATGGTGGAACCATACATCATTTGTACAATTTGGTTCCACAAAAAGTGGGGATAATGCAGCACTGAAGCATATTGTGGATCACTTGTCACCTGAAGAAACACAAGCACACGTCCGTATAGCAAAGATGCAGTGCCTTTTCAACTCATATCCCTGGGTTGCTACGTGGAAATCAGTTCACCGCCTGATCTTCCACCCGTCCACTACATGGAAAG GGGCTTATTCAGATGGAGATTTCATGGTCCATTTTGCTGGCCTAAATGACAAGCGAGGCTGGACATCAAGAATTCTTAGAGAGATGACTCACTGA